The following DNA comes from Candidatus Hydrogenedentota bacterium.
ATTCTTGTGGGCATCGGCGACCTCGACGGCGCCATTCAACAAGGCTACGGCGACCCGGCCGCCGGGCAAAGCGACGCGCCGGGGTACTCGGACCCCTACGGCCAGCAATAGGCGTCAGTTCAGCCCCAATAGCCGGGCGGCGTTCTCGTAGAAGACGAGTTCTTCGCGCTCGGGTCCTAGACCGAGCGACCGGGCGGTTTCAACCGCATGCGCCTGGTCCTCCCACGGGGAATCGGTCCCAAACAGAACGTACTCCGGCGGATGGGCCAGCAGCGCCTCGCGCGCCCGGGCCTTATCGATCATGTGCAGGCTGTAGGAAAAGTCCATGTAGACGGGCTTGCCCCACAGATGCTTCTCGGCTTCGTCCCAATCCATCCACGCGGCCAAATGGGAGGTCACCAGCTTCAATTCAGGAAACGCATCGAGCACCCGCACGGTGCGGACCGGGTCCGCAATCCGTATGTAAGGATAGGCGATATCGAAACCCGTGTGCATGAGCAGGACCAGCCCTTCATCGCTGACCGCCCGGTAGAACGGCCAGAGACGCTCCTCGTCCAGCTTGAAGTCCTGGTAA
Coding sequences within:
- a CDS encoding amidohydrolase family protein: MNSRAQRVIDIHTHAFPDAVAEKAMPKLEAEADLKAALDGKVASLLASMDRAGIELSVVASIATKPGQFDAILAWSKSIASDRLLPFPSVHPEDNDVAGRVRAIADAGFRGIKMHPYYQDFKLDEERLWPFYRAVSDEGLVLLMHTGFDIAYPYIRIADPVRTVRVLDAFPELKLVTSHLAAWMDWDEAEKHLWGKPVYMDFSYSLHMIDKARAREALLAHPPEYVLFGTDSPWEDQAHAVETARSLGLGPEREELVFYENAARLLGLN